Below is a genomic region from Telmatobacter sp. DSM 110680.
AAAGGTGAACGGATAACGGAATGCACATCAGTCCAGTACTCTGGCAATTTCTCGTCAAGTGGCTGACGAACTTCTCTCTGTATCCACCGGAGGCGTCGAAGATCGCCCCGCAGATGGATGCACTGTACTTCTTCATGGTCCTGGTGAGCTTGATTGGGTTGACTATCGTCATCCTTCTGGTCACCAGCTTTTCGATCATGTACAGCAAGAAGCGCCACCCTGTTGCGGTGCAGATCGAAGGCTCCACGATGCTCGAGGCAACGTGGACCATCATTCCGCTCGGCCTGTTTCTCATCATGTTTGTCTGGGGCGCGCTTATTTACTTCCGCGTCTACACGCCGCCTGCCAACGCCATGAATATCTACGTTGTCGGCAAGCAGTGGATGTGGAAAGCTGAACATCCCGGCGGCCAGCACGAAATCAATTCCCTCCATGTGCCCACGGGGCGTGCGGTGCAACTCACGCTTATCTCGCAGGACGTGTTCCACAGCTTCTCGATTCCCGCCTTCCGCGTAAAGCGTGAAGCGATTCCCGGCCGCTACACCACCGTCTGGTTTGAAGCCACCACGCCCGGCACCTATCACCTCTTCTGCACCCAGTACTGCGGCACCGACCACTCGCACATGATTGGCGATGTCGTGGTTATGACTCCTGACGATTTCAAGAAGTGGCTGGCCGGCTCCACGAGTGGTGCATCGCTTGCCCAGAATGGTGAGCGTCTTTTCGCCAGTCTCAGCTGCGCGGCTTGCCATAATGCGCGTCCGGACGCGCGCGGCCCGAGTCTCGCCAACGTCTACGGGGCCAAACTTACCCTCGCAAACGGCCAGACGACGACGGTCGACGAAGCTTTTCTGCGCGATGCGATTCTCAATCCATCGCAGCACGTAACCCAAGGGTATGCGCCCATCATGCCCACCTATCAAGGTCAGATAAGCGAAGACGGCGTGATCGCGCTGGTCGAATTTCTGAAGAACCTCAACTCTGATTACCGCGTGCAGCAGACGACCGCAACAACAACGCTGCTGCCTGAAAGTGAAGGCACGGCAACGCCCGCCGGACAAAAGCCCGCCGGGCAGGGGATGGTGAAAAAATGAGTAGCAGCACAATCGTCAGTCTTCCCGATCAGTCATTAGCCCGGATTCCGAGGATGAATTTTATCTCCAAGGAAAAAGGTCTGTTGAGCTGGCTTCTGACCGGCGACCACAAGCGGATTGCCATGCTGTACCTGGCCTCGATCACGTTCTTTTTTTTCATAGGAGGAGCGCTCGCAGGACTGATCCGTCTTGAGCTGCTTACGCCGCAGTCTGACCTCATGGCCACGGACACCTACAACAAGGTGTTCACCATGCACGGCATTATCATGATCTTTTTCTTCCTGGTGCCGTCGGTCCCGGCCACGCTGGGAAATTTCTTTATCCCCATGATGATCGGCGCCAAAGACCTCGCACTGCCGAAGATCAACCTGCTGAGCTGGTATCTGTACATGGCGGCTGGCATCCTCGCCATCTACTCCATGGCTACCGGTGGAGTCGATACAGGGTGGACATTTACTACGCCACTTTCTACCCACTACCTCAATACCAACGTTCTCACTACCGGCGTCGCGATCTTCATTGCTGGATTCAGTTCCATTTTTACCGGCCTTAATTTCATCGTCACTATCCACAAAATGCGCTGCCCTGGGATGACCTGGTTCCGTATGCCGCTTTTTGTCTGGGCACACTACGCGGCCAGCATTCTCATGGTCCTCGGTACCCCGGTTCTTGCCATCGCGATTGTTCTGGTGGCTCTGGAGCGCGTCTTCGGCATCGGCGTTTTCGATCCGACCAAGGGCGGCGATCCGCTGCTCTTCCAGCACTTGTTCTGGTTCTACTCGCACCCTGCCGTCTACATCATGATTCTGCCAGGCATGGGCGTGATCTCCGAGACTATCTCTACCTTCAGCCGCAAGCGCGTCTTTGGATATACGGCCGTCGCCTTCTCTTCGGTAGCTATTGCGGTCTTCGGCTTCTTTGTCTGGGCCCACCACATGTTCATCATGGGTATCTCCAACTACTCCATGCTGGTGTTCTCGCTGCTTACGATGCTGGTCGCCGTGCCCTCCGCGATCAAGATCTTCAACTGGGCTTTCACTCTCTACAAAGGGTCAATCACTTTTGAAACGCCCATGCTCTACACCTTCGGCTTCATGGGGTTGTTCACCATCGGTGGATTGACTGGCGTTTTCCTCGGAACTTCGGGAACGGATATCCATCTCACCGAAACCTACTTCATCGTGGCCCACTTCCATTTCGTCATGGTGGGCGGCATGTTGATGGCGTTCCTTGCCGGCATCCATTTCTGGTGGCCCAAGATGACGGGCCGTATGTATCCGGAGAAGATTTCCCAATTCGCCGCGGTCGTTACCTTCATCGGGTTCAACTTCACATTCTTCCCGCAGTTCATCCTCGGAACGCTTGGGATGCCGCGCCGTTACGCTACCTATCCGCCGGAGTTCCAGGTGCTGAACGTCTTCTCGACTGCAGGCGCAACCATCCTCGGTATCGGCTACCTGCTGCCACTTCTCTACCTCACCTGGTCGCTCCGCTACGGCGAAATCGCCGGTGAAAATCCGTGGCAGGCCACCGGGCTCGAGTGGCAGACCCAGTCGCCTCCTCTCACTGAGAATTTTCCCGCAATTCCGATCATGGATCACGAGGCCTACGACTACGAGTGGTTGGAAGGTCAGAGAGAGAAAGAGGTGGCGAGTGTCGGATAGCCAGGTAGTCGTGCACGGCGCAGCCGAAGGAACTCACCACGAGCACCTTCCCTATCAGCGCCACCACTTCGAAACATACGCGCAGCAGAGCGATGCCACCAATTTCGCAATGTGGCTTTTCCTGCTGACGGAAATCATGTTCTTCGGCGGTCTGTTCACCGCTTATTTGATCTATCGGAACTGGTACTACCCAGCATTCGTCCAGGCATCGCACCAGTTACAGATCTTTTGGGGCACTGCCAACACCGCCGTCCTCATCACCTCCAGTTTCACCATGGCCATGGGCGTGTGGTCTGCAGAAATGCGGAAGAAGGGCGCGCTGGTACTTTGCCTGGTCATCACCTTTGTTCTGGGTATCGTCTTCCTTGGGATCAAGACGATCGAGTACAAGGAAAAATACGACAAACACCATATTCCGGGCTTGCACTACAGCCTGCAGTCATTCCTCAATCCCGCCTCCGATGAGGAAGTCTACAAGGAGTATCACGACAAGCCGCTTTCGCTCGACATGGCGCGCCATACGGAGATCTACTTCTTCCTTTACTTCGCTATGACCGGCATGCACGCGCTCCACATGATCATCGGTATCGCTATTCTGGGATTCATGATCTTCAGAGCGCAAGCCGGTGCGTACACCACCGGCCACGTCACTTTCGTCGAGAATTTTGGCCTTTACTGGCACTTCGTCGACATCATCTGGATCTATCTTTTCCCGCTGCTCTATCTGATCAGCAGGCATCAATAAAGGATCAACGCCATGAGTGCACCGCACGACAAAGACTTTGAATCCATCGAGGAGCACGAGCACGAACACCACATCGTCAGCCCGCGGATTTACCTGGCGATTGTGGGCATACTCCTGGTGATGACCGCCACAACTGTGGGCGTCTCTTACATCGATCTGGGGCTCTTCAACCCCATCGTTGCGCTGGCGATTGCCGCCTTCAAGATGGTCCTGGTCGTTCTCTTCTTCATGCACGTGAAGTACTCGACGAAGCTCACCAAACTCACCGTGGGCGCCGGACTATTCACCTTTCTCATCCTGATCGGCATGACCCTCTCCGACTACTTCACGCGCGCGTGGGGTCGCTGGTAGACAACTGCAATTTTGCTCCAATAAAGAGGCCGCCCACGGGCGGCCTCTTTGCGTGTGTGAATCGACTCTTCAGCCCTGTTTCGCAGGCTTGCAATTCGGATGCGGGTTCTTGAAATCAACCTCGATCGGCAGCCAGTCGGACAGCCGCTTCACGTCGACTTCGGCATCGTTGGCGGAGTTCGAAAGCGAAGACCGCGCTAGCGCTACGTTCAGCTTTACCTTCCCCTTCATGCAGTAAGCCCCGAGGAACTTGGACAGGTCCTTGTTGGCTATATCCATATATTCGGCAGGCAGAGCGCCTTCCCCGCCGTGAATATCAACAGGGGCCATGATCATCTTGTTTGCTACCGGCCGGTCTTTCTCAACTCCAGAAGTATCGAAGCGGATCACCAGGGTAGCTCTCGTTTCAAACTCTTCTTTCGGATTCGCCACATACGTGACTGTTGGAATGGTGACGCCCGCCGGGTTCGGCTTAGTTAGCTTGGTGTCAAAAGCAATGTGATAGCGAGCGCCCTTCCACTTCGGTGTCGCCGGCGCAGTGGCGGCCTTGTCCCCCATATTGCATCCCGTCAGAAGCGCCAGCCCACCCAGCGCCAGAATGATAATTTCCTTCCTCAAGTCACCCTCCTCAATCGCAATGAAACGACGCGGAAGAATACCACCCCTTGGTATCGAAAGAGTGTGATTTCTGACAACCGTCAAATGAAGCTGTCACCGTCGGGAAATGTTATGCGACCGATGTTAGCCGAGCTCGCGATCGCGAATTCCCGGAAGCTGTGAAGTTGTACGGTCTGTCCGCGTGATCAATTGATTCTGCATGGTTTACAGGCCGGTTTTTGGCGGAGCTTCACAGTTGCATAGGGAGTGGGGGAAGGGGGTACTGTTTCCTCCGAAAATGAAGGGCTACGCTTATGCATTCAGACGACCCTGTGAATCATCAGTCCGAGATGCTGAGGCTTTCGCCGAACGATATCGATGGCAACCGTTTCTACGAAATCGAAATCGCTTGCCAAATTTGTTGGGCTCACGCCATTAAAACCGGAACTACCTCTCCTGACCGCCGACAATCTAAAGAGCAATGTCCCGCCACGATAACACTCCTGAATCACTTCAAAAACTCGCCGACAACCCGCGCATCCTAGTTCGTCGCGAGGGATCACCACGGCAGGATGCAGAATGCGTCGTCTACTGGATGCAGCGCGCGATGCGCATCCACGAAAACCCTGCCCTCGATGTCGCCATCGCCGCGGCCAACTTGCTCGGACTGCCTATCGTCGTGTTTTTTTCGGTAATTCCTAACTACCCAAATGCCAACCTGCGGCACTACCACTTTCTGCAACAGGGCCTGCGCGACGTGGAAGAAGACGCAAAAGAACGGGGGGTCGCCTTTGTTCTGCGCCGGCATCCCGACAACTCTCTGGAGGAGTTTCTGGAAGAAGTGCATGCGGCGATGCTGATCGGCGACGAAAATCCCTGCCGCGAGCCGGAACGCTGGCGGAAGGTTCTTGCTCGACGGCTAAAGTTGCCTTATTGGACCGTCGATGCCGACGTGGTTGTTCCTTCCGCAGTTTTTGGACGCGACTACTTCCTGCTGCAGCACATGCGCCCACATCTCAAGGAAGCACTGCCCAAGTTTCTTGTCACAACCAAAAACTCAAAGCCTCAATATGGCTGGACGAAACCCAAATCTCTCCACAGCGAATCGCTCGCCCATGACATTACCGCTGGATTTAAAGATCTCGATCGCACCATCAAACCTGTCGATACCTTTACCGGGGGGACGCACGCCGCGCTTGCGCACCTTCGAGACTTCATCAGCCACGGGCTGAAAGATTACGTGGACAAGCGCAATCATCCCGAAGTGAAAGGCACGAGCCGTCTCTCTCCTTACCTGCACTTCGGCAACATCGGACCGATCACCATTGCGCTTGCGGTCGAAAGGGCCCTTGCTGAAGGACACATTGAGCAGGCCGCACGAGATCGATTTCTGGATCAGGTCATTGCCTGGCGGGAGCTTTCGGTGCTCTTCGTGAAGTACAACGACAATTACGACAATTGGGAATCTGCGGAGCCGTGGGCACACAAGACTCTCGTAGAGCATGGCGGCGATCAGCGTCCTTTCCGCTACTCCTTTGAGCAGCTAGAGCGCGCCGAAACGCACGACGACCTCTGGAACGCCGCCCAACGGGAGATGACCGAGAACGGCTGGATGCATAACTACATGCGTATGTACTGGGCCAAGATGATTCTCGAGTGGGCTCCCGATCCTGCACGCGCCTACGAGTGGGCCGTCATTCTCAACGACCGCTACGAACTCGACGGCCGGGATCCCAATGGCTACGCCGGCATTGCCTGGGCTATCGTCGGCAAGCACGACCGCCCCTGGTTTAATCGCCCCGTTTTCGGCCTCGTGCGGCCGATGTCCGGCGCTTCCACGTCGAAGAAATTCGACGCGAAGACCTATATCGATCAAAACAGCGGCAGCGCGAAGCTGCCTTTCTAGCGAGCCTGAGTTTATTTCAGCAAGAGATGTAGCGACGGTCACATCTCTGCCTCGCCAGCGCAGTCCTAAAATGGGACACAATTTCAATGCCGGAAAGTGCGGGCTCCGCGCCGGGTTTTTGAATGGATTTTGCTTAACTTCCCTCGGACGATCAGTGTGAGAGGCGGGAATCGAATCCTGTGCGCGTGTGACCATCTGGGCGAGTAGAAATATCTGCACTCAATCAATCCGGCGGACCACAGCCATTATCGCTTTTGGGATAAGCTTAGCGGTCTTCGCGTTCTTTGCACGCTCAGCTGAAGGACAGAGTGCAGGCGCCTTCGTTCAACAAAGCACCGGAACCGACGTTCCACTGCGCGCGAGAAACGCCCGCAGATTTCTCGAGAAGCGTGGCTGGCCACGAAATCAATCCCGCCTGAACAGTGATCGCCCCAAGCCTCTAATCGCAAGTCAGACATTCGATGCCAGTGTATCGACGGCAATCTGGCAGCCTCTTGGGCCGGGCGCGGTCATCTCTCCCAACTTCGGTCTGATTACCGGTCGCGTGTCCTCTATCGCCATCGATCCTGCCGACGCTACGGGGAACCGCGTGTATGTGGGCACGACCGGCGGTGGAGTTTGGCTTTCGCAGAACGCGGGCACTGCCGGCTCGGTGGTCTTTACGCCGCTTACGGACGCTCCAGCAGGCTTCAACGCTGTGCGCTACGCCTCCATCAGCATCGGTGCGATTTCGGTTCAGCCCGGCAGCACGGGAGTCATCCTTGCCGGAACCGGCGACCCCAACGATGCACTTGATTCTTACTACGGGGCCGGAGTGTTGCGTTCTCCAGATGGCGGCGCCACTTGGACGGTGATGTCGCATACCGCAGACCAGATGTTTTCGTTTCAGGGCGAGGGCTTTGCAGGTTTCGCATGGAGCACCGTCAATCCACAAGTGGTTGTGGCTGCGGTTTCACAGTCTTATGAAAGCACGCTGGTCAGCGCGCAGCTTTTCGGCGTCAGCTACGCGGGACTCTACTACTCGAGTGATGCGGGCGCTACCTGGTCGCTGGCGAGCATCAACGATTCACCGGGACAGGACGTTCAAGGGCCACAGGATCTTTTCGCTTCTCCGAATGGGAACTCGGCTACGGCGGTTGTCTGGAATGCTGCTCGGCGCTTATTCATCGCGGCAGTTCGTTTTCACGGCTACTACCAGTCGAGCGACGGTGTCACGTGGACCCGCATGGCCGCTCAACCCGGCAGTGGGATGACAGCGCAGATGTGCCCGACCAATCCTGGAGCTATAGGCTCATTGGCTTGCCCGGTCTTTCGCGGAGCACTCGCCGTGAACCCGTTCACTGGCGACACTTTTGCGTGGACAGTCGACGTCAACAATCAAGATCAGGGGCTTTGGCAGGATGCATGCTCGCTCTCCAATGGAATGTGCAGCAATCAGGCTGTTGCCTTTTCGCAGCGCTGGAGTACGGCGTCGCTTGAGACCAACACCAGCCTTGGATCTGCCACTATCGCTAATGGCGACTATGATCTCGTTCTTGCGGCCGTTCCCGCGCAGCAGGATACGATGCTGCTGGCCGGCGCCAACGATCTGTGGCGTTGCAGCCTGGCGATGGGCTGCACGTGGCGCAACACTACGAATGCAACCACCTGCATGAGCGCACAAGTCGCTCCGTACCAGCACGCCGTGGCCTGGAATATTTCAGACCCGGAAGAGATTTTCATCGGCAACGACAGTGGGCTCTGGCGCTCCACCGATGCCATCGGCGAGACGGGTTCAGTTTGCTCTTCTGCAGACAGTTCTCACTTTCAGAATCTCAATACAGGTATCGGTTCGCTTGCGGAAGTCGAGAGCATGTCTCAGGTCGAAAACTCGCCCTATACGATGATGGCCGGCTTTGGCGCCAACGGTACTGCCGGCGTGAAAAGCACGACCGGCCCCACGGGGGAATGGCCGCAGATACTCAGTGGCGAGGGTGGCCCTGTCGCAATTGATGGCAACGATCCTGTGCGATGGTATGTCAACAACAGCGCCGGCGTTTCGATTTACAGCTGTGCTCAAACGGGAGACTGCACTTCGGGGGATTTCGGTTCGGCACCTGTCGTCAACGATGCGGACGTAGCGGGAGACGGATACACCATGACATCGCCCGCGCCGTTTATCGTCGACCCACTTGACAGCACCCAATTGCTGATCGGCACATGCCGGCTGTGGCGTGGGCCTGTTGATGGTTCAAGCTGGACTGGGGCCAATGCGATCAGTCGCATTCTGGATGGGGTTTCGGGTCTGAGCTACTGCAGCGGAGACGCGCTCATCCGCACCGTGTCGGCGTTGCCGCTGTCTAACGGTAGTGAAGTGATCTACGCGGGAATGCATGGTGCAATGGATTGCGGCGCAACCCTGGGCGGCCATATCTTCAATGCTACTTACAGTCCAAACGGTTCTTCCATGCCTGCTTGGCAGGATCTGACACTAAACCCGGTTCTCAACGATCAGGTGCGGTTCAATTACTACGGGCTCAATGTCTCCAGCATCTTCATCGATCCTCATGATGCAACCGGTAACACCGTGTACGTCACGATCGAGGGCGCGGAGGATTCGCTTCACGCTATCCGCATTATTTACGGCACAACGGATGGTGGAGCACACTGGTCCGAGCTGACATCGAACCTGCCTCACTCGCCTGCGAACGCCGTTGTGGTTGATCCTCAGGACGCCAACACCGTCTATATCGCAACCGACGAGGGGGTTTACTCGACTCGCCAGATTGCCAGTTGCAGTGACGGCCCATCGAACTGCTGGTCCGTTTTTGGCACCGGACTTCCGTTTGCGCCCGTCGTGCAACTCAGCGCGTCGTCCCCTACAAGTCTTCCCAACGTACTCGTGGCCGGAACTTATGGACGCGGCATATGGCAGCTTCCGTTGTGGACTTCAGGAAGTCAGTTGACAACAGCATCGACGCAACCGGGCTCCGTGACTTTCGCGTCGCAGCCCGTTGGAACGACGAGCAGTGCAGAGTCGATCACGCTTACGAACACTGGTGGAATCGCGCTTGCTGTCTCTACCATAGCGGCAACAACAAATTTTGGAGAAACTGACAACTGCACGGGGCACGCAGTGAGTGCCGGCGGCAGTTGCCTGATACAGGTGGCTTTCACGCCGGGCGGTGCTGGGAATCTCACCGGTCAACTCACGATAAGCGCAAATGTGTCCGGGGGACAGATCGTAATCCCACTTTCAGGATCTGGTGCTAGCTCAGGCGTCGTCACAGCGTTGCCGGGTACGTTGAGCTTTGGTCAGGTTCAGATCGGAACGACGTCACCAGCGTTGCCGGTCACGGTCGAGAATTCGAGTAACGCATCGATTGCTGTCGCCAGCATTACGGTTGCGCCACCCTTCGTTCTGGCAGCAAATAGTTGCGGTTCCTCACTCGCGGCAAACAGCGATTGTGCACTCTCAGTGACTTTTGCGCCTACACAGGCGGGTAATGCGACTGGCACGCTGACAATCGTCGATGGCGCTGGAACGCAGACGGTGATCGTGAGCGGCACGGGCGCGAATGCAGCTAATGATGCGCTGTCGTCCACGTCGCTCAGCTTTCCGGCAACTGCTTCGGGACAGCAATCAGCCGCGCAACTTGTCACGCTCACGAACAGCGGCGATATGGCGCTGACTTCGATTGTGGTGACGTTGGGCGCTGGATTTCAGCAATCAAATACCTGCGGAACTCAACTGACGGGCAACGCAAGCTGCGCCATCGCCGTGGTGTTCGCCCCTACGACGATTGGCAACGTGAGCGGAAGCCTTAGCGTTTCCGATGCGATCCGCACGCAAACGATTTCACTTTCGGGAGTGGGTTTACAGCCGCCTGCCATCAGCGTGATTCCTGCACAATTGACGTTTCCAGCACAGCAGACCGGGCAAGCTTCCTCGCCGCTCACGTTGACGATCACCAACACGGGTGGCGCGATCATGAGCAGTGTCGGCTTTCAGATTTCGGGGCAGTCGGCGTCGAGTTTTTCGTGGGGCGCTAGTACTTGCGGTGCGACATTGAGCAGCGGAAGCAGCTGTACGGTTCAAGTCGGCTTCACTCCAGTGACAGCAGGGTCACTCACCGCTGCATTGGTGGTGACGTCCTCAACTCTGAATGTTGCTCCCGTTCAGGTACCTCTCAGCGGTGTCGGTCAGGCTGCTTCGGGAATCGTCATCAGTCCGGCGCAGATGTTCTTTACGCAGTCGACTCTGGGGCAGGCCAGTAGCACGCAGGCTGCGACGATCACGAACACCAGCACCGTGACTGCAACCGGCCTGACGTTTTCTGTGTCGTCCTCTTTCGCCCTGGTGCAGAACACCTGCGGTTCCACGCTTGCCGCCGGAACTGCATGTTCGGCCGGAGTAGTGTTTATCCCAACGGCGAACGGGGTTGTTACAGGTGCTCTCACCGTGAGTTCATCAGCATTTGTCACCGCCGCCAGCGTATCGCTCACCGGAGCTGGCGGAGCGGCCGGTTCAATGCAAGTGCAGCCAACGGCTCTCAGTTTTCCGTCGACTGGAGTTGGCAACAACAGCGCACCACTGATGGTGACACTTACGAACAATGGTTCGATGCCACTGGCCGGCGTCACGCTTGCGGCTTCGAGCCAATTCCAGATGGGATCGACGAACTGCGGCGCGTCGCTTGCGGTCGGGGCCAGTTGCACCGCGCAGGTCGAATTCGTTCCGTCGAGCGCCGGACAGCAAACGGGCAATCTCACTGTCTCCAGCGCGACTCTTGCTACGCCGGTGATGGTTTCTCTCTCCGGCATGGGGTTTGATTTTTCCTTGTCCTCAACAGGGGAATCAAGCCAGACGGTAGCGAGTGGACAGACGGCCATCTACAACCTCAACCTTGCGACCATGAGCGGGTCGAGCGGCAATTTTACGTTTGCCTGCGGTTCGTTGCCGGCAAACTCGGCGTGCACCTTCAATCCAGCCAGCGAATCGGTTTCGGGAAATTCTACGGGGAGCGCCAAGGCGCAGATTGCCACCGGCTTTTCTGCGGCGTCCTCGCGTAATGCCGGACCTTCTGCTCGCCTACCTCGCAGTTTGCTGTTCGCTTGCGGATTGTTGTTGCTGCCCTTGGCGGTCAGACGCAGATTCCGCGGCGTCTTTTTTATGACGATCCTGTTGCTGGCTCCGTTCGGAATCTCAAGCTGTGCTGGAGCAGGTGGCGGCAGTAGTGGCGCGCCTCCGATTTCGGCCAACAAGAATACTCCGGCGGGAACGTACTCCGTTGTCGTAACCGCGACAGCAAACGGGCTGTCACACAAAATCACGCTCACGTTGACCGTAGATTAGCTATGCGAATGACCATGCTTGCTGGCGTGCAAGTGGGGGCGCGAATTGAGGAGCGGCTATACTTTAAATTCACGTATGTCTGCGACGATGAGGCAAAAAGCTGCGTCGGAGACTGCAATCGCTAGGACGAAGGATGCCTCAGCAATGACCGCGAATGTAACTCTTCAGGACGTGAAGCGCGTAGCCGAACTGGCTCACCTTGAACTGACTCCGACGGAAACCGAGAGTATGCAGCACGACCTGAACGCGATTCTGGACCATGTCGCGCAGTTGAACGAACTGGATACCGACTCGGTCGCTCCATTGGCCCAGATGAGCGAACTTGCGGGGGCTGGTTCAGCAGGCTCGCTTCGTGAGGATGTGGTGCGGCCTTCGCTGAATCGCACCGCGGTGATGTCTGAAGCGCCGGAGACGGACCAGGTCTTCTTCAAGGTTCCTAAGGTGATTGAAAGATAAAAAAGGGAAGGGAACGCCGCGTTGCCAGACGAAACCATGACAACTGAAAGCTATATAGAAAAGCCTAAGCCCCTTTCCGAATTACGCGAGGGCATCGCCTCCGGACGCCAAAAGGCTGCGGATCTTGCCGTCAGCTATTACGAACGCATCGAACGGGTAAATCCGCGGCTGAATGTTTACCTGAGCCTCACGAAAGAGCGCGCGCTTGCGCAGGCTGCCAAGGTTGACGCAGCTGCTGCAAAAGGCGATCTTCTGGGACCACTCGCGGGCATTCCGGTAGGCATCAAGGACGTCCTGGTGATGCAAGGAGCGCCGTCAACAGCCGGATCGAAGATTCTGAAAGGCTATCGTCCTCCGTATGACGCTACCGCCGTAGCAAAGCTTGAGGCAGCGGGTGCGGTGCTGCTGGGCAAGCTTAACTGCGACGAGTTCGCCATGGGATCTTCGAACGAAAATTCCGCCTATGGGCCGGTTCGGAATCCAGTGGACACGGAACGCGTCCCGGGCGGTTCGAGCGGTGGATCAGCTGCTGCAGTTGCGGCCAATATGGCGGTCGTGACACTCGGCACCGATACGGGAGGTTCGATCCGTCAGCCCGCCAGCTTCTGTGGAGTGGTTGGCGTTCTGCCCACCTATGGCCGCGTTTCCCGTTACGGGCTTATCGCATTTGCTTCATCCCTCGATCGGATTGGCCCTTTCGCCACCAATGTTCGCGATGCTGCCACCCTGCTTGGTGTTATCGCCGGGCATGATGCTAACGATGCCACCAGTTCTCCAACCCCTGTAGCGGATTATGCCGTTGAAAGCGACAAAGGCGCTGAAGGCCTGCGCATCGGAGTGCCTGCCGAGTATTTCAGCGAAGGGCTGGATCCGGAAGTCCGCGAGCGAATTGAGAGCGGCATCGAATCGCTCAAGGCCGCGGGCTGCATTATTAAGCCTGTCTCGCTGCCGCATACGCGCTACGCCATCCCGACGTATTACCTCGTGGCCACCGCAGAAGCGAGCGCCAACCTGGCGCGGTTCGACGGGGTCCGATACGGGTATCGATCACCGTCCTCGG
It encodes:
- a CDS encoding choice-of-anchor D domain-containing protein, with the protein product MSSIAIDPADATGNRVYVGTTGGGVWLSQNAGTAGSVVFTPLTDAPAGFNAVRYASISIGAISVQPGSTGVILAGTGDPNDALDSYYGAGVLRSPDGGATWTVMSHTADQMFSFQGEGFAGFAWSTVNPQVVVAAVSQSYESTLVSAQLFGVSYAGLYYSSDAGATWSLASINDSPGQDVQGPQDLFASPNGNSATAVVWNAARRLFIAAVRFHGYYQSSDGVTWTRMAAQPGSGMTAQMCPTNPGAIGSLACPVFRGALAVNPFTGDTFAWTVDVNNQDQGLWQDACSLSNGMCSNQAVAFSQRWSTASLETNTSLGSATIANGDYDLVLAAVPAQQDTMLLAGANDLWRCSLAMGCTWRNTTNATTCMSAQVAPYQHAVAWNISDPEEIFIGNDSGLWRSTDAIGETGSVCSSADSSHFQNLNTGIGSLAEVESMSQVENSPYTMMAGFGANGTAGVKSTTGPTGEWPQILSGEGGPVAIDGNDPVRWYVNNSAGVSIYSCAQTGDCTSGDFGSAPVVNDADVAGDGYTMTSPAPFIVDPLDSTQLLIGTCRLWRGPVDGSSWTGANAISRILDGVSGLSYCSGDALIRTVSALPLSNGSEVIYAGMHGAMDCGATLGGHIFNATYSPNGSSMPAWQDLTLNPVLNDQVRFNYYGLNVSSIFIDPHDATGNTVYVTIEGAEDSLHAIRIIYGTTDGGAHWSELTSNLPHSPANAVVVDPQDANTVYIATDEGVYSTRQIASCSDGPSNCWSVFGTGLPFAPVVQLSASSPTSLPNVLVAGTYGRGIWQLPLWTSGSQLTTASTQPGSVTFASQPVGTTSSAESITLTNTGGIALAVSTIAATTNFGETDNCTGHAVSAGGSCLIQVAFTPGGAGNLTGQLTISANVSGGQIVIPLSGSGASSGVVTALPGTLSFGQVQIGTTSPALPVTVENSSNASIAVASITVAPPFVLAANSCGSSLAANSDCALSVTFAPTQAGNATGTLTIVDGAGTQTVIVSGTGANAANDALSSTSLSFPATASGQQSAAQLVTLTNSGDMALTSIVVTLGAGFQQSNTCGTQLTGNASCAIAVVFAPTTIGNVSGSLSVSDAIRTQTISLSGVGLQPPAISVIPAQLTFPAQQTGQASSPLTLTITNTGGAIMSSVGFQISGQSASSFSWGASTCGATLSSGSSCTVQVGFTPVTAGSLTAALVVTSSTLNVAPVQVPLSGVGQAASGIVISPAQMFFTQSTLGQASSTQAATITNTSTVTATGLTFSVSSSFALVQNTCGSTLAAGTACSAGVVFIPTANGVVTGALTVSSSAFVTAASVSLTGAGGAAGSMQVQPTALSFPSTGVGNNSAPLMVTLTNNGSMPLAGVTLAASSQFQMGSTNCGASLAVGASCTAQVEFVPSSAGQQTGNLTVSSATLATPVMVSLSGMGFDFSLSSTGESSQTVASGQTAIYNLNLATMSGSSGNFTFACGSLPANSACTFNPASESVSGNSTGSAKAQIATGFSAASSRNAGPSARLPRSLLFACGLLLLPLAVRRRFRGVFFMTILLLAPFGISSCAGAGGGSSGAPPISANKNTPAGTYSVVVTATANGLSHKITLTLTVD
- the gatC gene encoding Asp-tRNA(Asn)/Glu-tRNA(Gln) amidotransferase subunit GatC, giving the protein MTANVTLQDVKRVAELAHLELTPTETESMQHDLNAILDHVAQLNELDTDSVAPLAQMSELAGAGSAGSLREDVVRPSLNRTAVMSEAPETDQVFFKVPKVIER
- the gatA gene encoding Asp-tRNA(Asn)/Glu-tRNA(Gln) amidotransferase subunit GatA, whose protein sequence is MTTESYIEKPKPLSELREGIASGRQKAADLAVSYYERIERVNPRLNVYLSLTKERALAQAAKVDAAAAKGDLLGPLAGIPVGIKDVLVMQGAPSTAGSKILKGYRPPYDATAVAKLEAAGAVLLGKLNCDEFAMGSSNENSAYGPVRNPVDTERVPGGSSGGSAAAVAANMAVVTLGTDTGGSIRQPASFCGVVGVLPTYGRVSRYGLIAFASSLDRIGPFATNVRDAATLLGVIAGHDANDATSSPTPVADYAVESDKGAEGLRIGVPAEYFSEGLDPEVRERIESGIESLKAAGCIIKPVSLPHTRYAIPTYYLVATAEASANLARFDGVRYGYRSPSSATLADMYRHSRDEAFGAEVKRRIMLGTYALSAGYYDAYYLKAQKVRRLLADEFIRAFAEVDAIVTPTAPTPAFKLGEKTGDPLAMYLADIYTVTASLAGICGVTVPCGATKGGLPVGMQVLGAHFNEATAFRVARAVEAAQS